The Medicago truncatula cultivar Jemalong A17 chromosome 4, MtrunA17r5.0-ANR, whole genome shotgun sequence genome includes a region encoding these proteins:
- the LOC25493328 gene encoding 60S ribosomal protein L3, which translates to MSHRKFEHPRHGSLGFLPRKRAARHRGKVKAFPKDDPTKPCRLTAFVGYKSGMTHIVREVEKPGSKLHKKETCEAVTIIETPPIVVVGVVGYVKTPRGLRTLNTVWAQHLSEDVKRRFYKNWAKSKKKAFTKYTKKYETDEGKKDIQTQLEKLKKYATVIRVLAHTQVRKLKGLKQKKAHLMEIQVNGGTVNQKVDYAYNFFEKQIPVDAVFQKDEMIDIIGVTKGKGYEGVVTRWGVTRLPRKTHRGLRKVACIGAWHPARVSFTVARAGQNGYHHRTELNKKIYKVGKQDQESHTAITEFDRTEKDITPMGGFPHYGVVNHDYLMIKGGCVGPKKRVVTLRQSLLKQTSRLALEDIKLKFIDTSSKFGHGRFQTTQEKQKFYGRLKA; encoded by the exons ATGTCTCACAGGAAATTCGAGCATCCTCGTCACGGTTCTCTTGGATTTCTCCCTAGGAAGCGTGCTGCTCGTCATCGCGGAAAag TGAAAGCTTTCCCAAAAGACGATCCTACCAAACCATGCAGGTTGACTGCTTTTGTGGGTTACAAGTCTGGTATGACCCATATAGTTAGGGAGGTGGAGAAACCTGGATCAA AACTTCATAAGAAAGAGACATGTGAAGCTGTCACTATCATTGAAACTCCCccaattgttgttgttggagtGGTAGGATATGTGAAGACTCCACGAGGCCTTCGCACACTCAATACTGTTTGGGCTCAGCATCTCAGTGAAGATGTCAAGCGACGATTCTACAAGAACTGGGCCAAATCAAAGAAGAAGGCTTTTACCAAGTATACCAAAAAATATGAAACTGatgaaggaaagaaagatattCAAACTCAGCTGgagaaattgaagaagtatgCCACTGTTATCCGTGTTCTTGCTCATACTCAG GTAAGGAAGTTGAAGGGTCTGAAACAAAAGAAAGCTCATTTGATGGAGATCCAAGTTAATGGTGGAACAGTAAACCAGAAGGTGGACTATGCATACAATTTCTTTGAAAAGCAAATCCCAGTGGATGCAGTTTTCCAAAAAGATGAGATGATTGATATCATTGGAGTAACTAAAGGTAAAGGTTATGAAGGTGTTGTAACTCGTTGGGGCGTCACTCGGCTTCCTCGAAAGACTCACAGAGGTCTTAGGAAGGTTGCTTGTATTGGTGCCTGGCACCCTGCCCGTGTTTCATTCACAGTTGCCAGGGCTGGTCAGAATGGATATCATCACCGTACTGAGCTGAATAAGAAGATCTACAAGGTTGGCAAGCAGGACCAAGAGTCACATACAGCCATCACTGAATTTGACAG GACTGAGAAGGATATTACTCCTATGGGTGGATTCCCTCATTATGGTGTGGTGAATCATGATTATCTTATGATCAAGGGAGGCTGTGTTGGACCAAAGAAGCGTGTTGTCACTCTTCGCCAGTCACTACTCAAGCAGACCTCTCGATTGGCTCTTGAGGACATCAAACTGAAGTTCATTGACACCTCTTCCAAGTTTGGACATGGCCGCTTCCAGACTACTCAGGAGAAACAGAAGTTTTATGGTCGTTTGAAAGCTTAG
- the LOC25493330 gene encoding pentatricopeptide repeat-containing protein At1g62260, mitochondrial, whose translation MSTIYFTLRNITKILQLAPHIRSFTSQTKTNDTIPQSLYQLNKKISHLIRTGRLTAARTLFDSTNHRNTVTWNSMITGYVQRREIAKARQLFDEMPLRDIVSWNLIISGYFSCRGSRFVEEGRKLFDIMPQRDCVSWNTVISGYAKNGRMDQAIEIFESMPERNVVSCNAVVNGFLLNGDVDSAVGFFRKMGERDSASLSGLVSGLVRNGKLDMAAEILVEYGNEGDEKDDLVYAYNTLIAGYGQRGMVEEARHVFDGVMSDQGEGNEGKRRLKRNVVSWNSMMMCYVKAGDVVSARELFDRMVERDACSWNTVIGGYVQIGDMEEASKLFLEMPIPDVLSWNSIISGFSQIGDLKRVKEFFENMPHKNLISWNSVIAGYEKNEDYKGAIELFSQMQLKGERPDRHTLSSILSVSTGLVDLYLGKQIHQFVTKTVVPDLPINNSLITMYSRCGEIGDARHVFNEMKLYKDVITWNAMIGGYAFHGFAAQALELFERMKGLKIQPTYITFISVLNACAHAGLVEEGKRQFNSMINDYGIEPRVEHFASLVDILGRQGQLQEAMDLIVNMPVKPDKAVWGALLGACRVHSNVDLAQVAAKALIRLEPESSAPYALLFNLYADLGQWDDAERVRALMEENNVKKQAGYSWIDSTNRQ comes from the coding sequence ATGTCAACTATATACTTCACTCTGAGGAACATCACAAAAATACTGCAACTTGCTCCTCACATACGTTCCTTCACTTCTCAGACTAAAACCAACGACACGATACCACAATCACTATAccaattgaacaaaaaaatctCCCATTTGATTCGAACCGGTAGATTAACCGCAGCAAGAACACTATTTGATTCCACCAACCACCGTAACACAGTAACATGGAATTCCATGATCACTGGATACGTTCAACGGCGTGAAATAGCAAAAGCACGCCAACTGTTCGATGAAATGCCTCTTAGAGATATCGTGTCTTGGAACCTCATTATATCGGGGTACTTTTCTTGCCGTGGAAGTAGGTTTGTTGAGGAAGGGAGGAAACTGTTTGATATAATGCCGCAAAGGGATTGTGTGTCGTGGAATACGGTTATTAGTGGTTATGCGAAGAATGGGAGGATGGATCAAGCGATTGAGATTTTTGAATCTATGCCGGAACGGAATGTTGTTTCGTGTAATGCTGTGGTAAATGGGTTTTTGTTGAATGGTGATGTGGATTCGGCTGTTGGGTTTTTTAGGAAGATGGGAGAGCGTGATTCGGCTTCTCTTAGTGGGCTTGTATCGGGGCTTGTTAGGAATGGGAAGTTGGATATGGCTGCTGAGATTTTGGTTGAGTATGGGAATGAGGGTGATGAGAAAGATGATTTGGTGTATGCTTATAATACTTTGATTGCAGGGTATGGTCAGAGAGGAATGGTTGAAGAGGCGCGGCATGTTTTTGATGGGGTTATGAGTGATCAAGGTGAGGGAAATGAGGGTAAAAGGAGATTAAAGAGAAATGTGGTATCGTGGAATTCGATGATGATGTGTTATGTGAAAGCAGGAGATGTTGTCTCTGCTAGGGAACTCTTTGATAGGATGGTGGAGCGAGATGCTTGTTCTTGGAATACCGTGATTGGTGGCTATGTTCAAATAGGGGACATGGAAGAGGCTTCAAAGCTTTTCTTGGAAATGCCAATTCCTGATGTGCTTTCATGGAATTCAATAATATCCGGGTTTTCTCAGATTGGTGATTTGAAACGTGTGAAAGAGTTCTTTGAGAATATGCCCCACAAAAACCTGATCTCGTGGAACTCGGTAATAGCTGGCTACGAGAAAAATGAAGACTATAAAGGTGCTATTGAGCTATTTTCTCAGATGCAGCTTAAGGGAGAGAGACCAGATAGGCACACTCTGTCTTCAATTCTTAGTGTAAGTACTGGGTTGGTTGATCTTTACCTTGGTAAGCAGATACATCAGTTTGTCACAAAGACTGTTGTTCCTGATTTGCCAATAAATAATTCCCTCATTACCATGTACTCGAGATGTGGGGAAATTGGTGATGCACGCCATGTGTTTAACGAGATGAAACTCTATAAAGATGTGATAACTTGGAATGCAATGATTGGAGGTTATGCATTTCATGGCTTTGCTGCACAGGCTCTAGAGCTTTTCGAACGAATGAAGGGGCTTAAAATTCAACCTACCTATATAACCTTTATTTCAGTTTTGAATGCTTGTGCCCATGCAGGATTagttgaagaaggaaagaggcAATTCAATTCCATGATTAATGACTATGGTATTGAACCACGGGTTGAACACTTTGCCTCTCTTGTGGACATCTTGGGACGGCAGGGACAGCTTCAAGAGGCTATGGATTTGATTGTTAACATGCCAGTTAAACCAGATAAGGCTGTGTGGGGTGCTCTACTAGGGGCTTGTAGAGTGCATAGTAATGTAGATTTGGCCCAAGTAGCAGCCAAAGCTTTGATCCGTCTTGAGCCAGAAAGTTCAGCTCCTTATGCGTTGTTATTTAATCTTTATGCTGATTTAGGACAGTGGGATGATGCCGAGAGAGTAAGAGCGTTGATGGAAGAAAATAATGTCAAGAAGCAAGCAGGGTATAGTTGGATAGATTCTACCAATCGTCAATga